A single genomic interval of Chitinophaga sp. 180180018-3 harbors:
- a CDS encoding N-acetylmuramoyl-L-alanine amidase, giving the protein MRWNRFWTLGLGTLFTCTFFIQAKNNPVTPKQDRPIKTIIIDAGHGGEDSGAKGSYSTEKQVTLEVALKLGKLLEENMPDVKVVYTRKSDRFDDVRRKAQIANENKGDLFVSIHCNSTGKIRKIVDYRTVYHRKGKRKIATKQPVYAYFPSNAKGTETYIWATSKNNAKMESLKQNSVIVLDANSEETKQLMDDTDPETFILLNTLRNAYFDQSLRLSGLIEDEFTRVGRISRGARQRNEKGIWVLSATAMPSVLVELGFISNPEEEDYLNSNSGQGELANCIYKAIKHYRDELDRFTNNRNSQPSTTRVNKKGKSNPAAPQQGDSYCVQLMLTDKIYKPGASIFRKLHGDVNRQPIVMNKKKMNKYIWGRFKTDQQASGALRKARKLGFKDAFVTSC; this is encoded by the coding sequence ATGCGCTGGAACCGATTTTGGACTTTAGGACTGGGAACATTATTCACCTGTACCTTTTTTATCCAGGCCAAAAACAATCCCGTTACTCCCAAACAGGACAGGCCTATCAAAACCATTATTATAGATGCCGGCCACGGTGGCGAAGATTCCGGGGCCAAAGGAAGCTATTCTACCGAAAAACAAGTCACCCTTGAAGTAGCCCTGAAACTCGGGAAACTCCTGGAAGAAAATATGCCCGATGTAAAGGTAGTGTATACACGAAAATCGGACCGTTTTGATGATGTGCGCAGAAAAGCCCAGATCGCGAACGAAAATAAAGGCGATCTTTTTGTGTCTATCCACTGTAATTCTACCGGAAAGATCAGGAAGATAGTTGATTACAGAACAGTTTACCATCGGAAAGGCAAACGCAAGATAGCTACCAAACAGCCCGTGTATGCCTATTTCCCGAGCAACGCCAAAGGTACAGAAACTTATATCTGGGCTACCAGCAAAAACAACGCTAAAATGGAATCACTGAAACAGAATTCCGTTATCGTGCTGGATGCCAACTCCGAAGAAACCAAACAGCTGATGGACGATACCGATCCGGAAACTTTCATTCTGCTGAACACACTCCGGAATGCTTATTTCGACCAAAGCCTGCGCCTTTCCGGCCTGATTGAAGATGAATTTACCAGGGTAGGTCGTATCAGCCGCGGCGCCCGCCAGAGAAATGAAAAAGGAATCTGGGTGCTCTCCGCTACGGCAATGCCCAGTGTATTGGTGGAACTCGGATTTATCAGCAATCCCGAAGAAGAGGATTACCTGAACTCCAACAGCGGCCAGGGTGAATTGGCAAACTGTATATATAAAGCCATTAAACACTACCGCGATGAACTGGACCGCTTCACCAATAACCGCAATTCCCAGCCTTCTACCACCCGCGTGAATAAAAAGGGCAAAAGCAACCCCGCTGCTCCGCAACAGGGCGACAGCTATTGCGTGCAATTGATGCTTACAGATAAGATATATAAACCAGGAGCTTCCATTTTCAGGAAGCTCCATGGTGATGTCAACCGCCAGCCGATTGTCATGAATAAAAAAAAAATGAACAAATATATCTGGGGCCGTTTCAAAACAGACCAGCAAGCCTCGGGGGCCTTGCGCAAAGCCCGGAAATTAGGATTTAAAGACGCCTTTGTCACATCTTGCTAA
- a CDS encoding putative LPS assembly protein LptD: MADTTPVIRKDSTKAKLRASKDTTRAKLPAGANDSTTLSPGADTSGERTVDTLFVPKISKDTLDAPVSYKAKDSIILMVPAKKFYLYGTANTKYKTIDLSAEKMNFDQETGILEATNAKDTAGKFFGGPVMNDGGQSFESDTLKYSFTSQKAKIYHTKSQYGEGYIHSEQTKKGPDNSIFGFKNGYTTCNLDTPHFSFRARKIKVIPDKLVISGPANLEIEGIPTPLFIPFAIFPITQGQRSGILPPQYVVNQQKGIGLENGGYYIGLGEHFDLTMRGDVYSYGSWSLTASPTYRKRYKYNGGLNLSFANTRFGDPAVKSEFSNSKDFRVTWNHSMDSKARPGVNFGAAVNFGTSTYNQFNVYDYNTRVNNNIGSSITFSKTWQGKPYNLTLGLNHSQNLSTRDVSISFPDATFTVNTIYPFQPKEMVGSPKWYHKIGISYNGILRNQANFKDSAFGKQSMFNAMQTGMQHSIPISFSIPVFKTFTLSPSVNYTEYWYAKKLLRQWNDNKPIPGSTDKGGVDSIYQSGLFTARDVSAGVSLSTAVYGMYAFKKTSKVRAIRHVVRPNISMSYRPDLSSKYYYKYRYNKEKDSTMVSMFDGAIVGVPGMGSFGGISFGLDNNLEMKVFSKKDTSGSHEKKIKLLDGFGINGSYNLVADSFKLSPFSIYARTNLFDKLNISATGNIDPYQVDARGHRLDKYVWQQGKLSLGRLTNASISLSTSFQSKDKKSKNKQAQLDSIQNAQSTDAAFAAQQRQLQMVRNNPGEYVDFDIPWRLDLSYSLAYTNTVIPDSGGVVKRVTQYVSFNGDFSLTPKWKIGLNSGFDFTNMQIAYTNMYISRDLHCWQMSINIIPFGTFRQFSITINPKAGILRDLRINRSRQFYDL, encoded by the coding sequence TTGGCAGACACGACCCCTGTAATAAGGAAAGACTCTACTAAAGCTAAACTCCGGGCTTCAAAGGACACCACCAGGGCTAAACTGCCGGCAGGCGCAAATGATAGTACTACGTTATCTCCCGGGGCTGATACTTCCGGCGAGCGAACAGTAGATACGCTCTTTGTGCCAAAGATCTCCAAGGATACCCTGGATGCTCCGGTAAGCTATAAGGCAAAGGATTCCATCATCCTGATGGTTCCGGCCAAAAAGTTTTACCTGTACGGCACCGCGAACACAAAATACAAAACTATTGATCTCTCCGCCGAAAAAATGAATTTCGACCAGGAAACCGGTATCCTGGAAGCGACCAATGCCAAAGATACGGCGGGTAAGTTTTTTGGCGGACCGGTGATGAATGATGGCGGACAGAGCTTCGAGTCTGATACACTCAAATACAGCTTTACCTCCCAGAAAGCAAAGATTTATCATACCAAGTCGCAGTACGGAGAGGGATATATTCATAGTGAACAAACCAAAAAAGGACCTGACAACAGTATTTTCGGTTTCAAGAATGGTTATACCACCTGTAACCTGGATACACCGCACTTCAGTTTCCGGGCGCGTAAAATCAAGGTGATCCCCGATAAGCTGGTGATCTCCGGCCCGGCCAACCTGGAAATAGAGGGCATTCCCACTCCTTTGTTCATTCCGTTTGCCATTTTCCCCATCACACAGGGACAGCGTTCCGGTATCCTGCCTCCTCAGTATGTAGTGAACCAGCAGAAAGGTATCGGTTTGGAAAACGGAGGGTATTATATAGGTCTGGGGGAGCATTTTGACCTTACCATGAGAGGGGATGTTTACTCTTATGGCAGCTGGAGCCTGACGGCCAGCCCCACTTACCGGAAGCGTTATAAATATAACGGAGGGCTGAACCTGAGCTTTGCCAATACCCGTTTTGGAGATCCGGCGGTGAAATCTGAGTTCAGTAACTCCAAGGACTTCCGCGTTACCTGGAACCACAGCATGGACAGCAAGGCCCGGCCAGGCGTGAACTTTGGAGCAGCTGTTAACTTTGGTACATCTACCTACAATCAGTTTAATGTATATGATTATAATACCCGCGTAAACAACAATATAGGGTCTTCTATTACCTTCTCCAAAACATGGCAGGGCAAGCCTTATAACCTTACGCTGGGATTGAACCATTCTCAGAACCTTAGTACCCGGGATGTGTCTATTTCGTTCCCGGACGCTACTTTCACGGTAAATACGATTTATCCTTTCCAGCCTAAGGAAATGGTAGGTTCTCCCAAATGGTATCATAAGATAGGTATTTCCTACAATGGCATATTGCGTAACCAGGCTAATTTCAAAGATTCGGCCTTTGGTAAGCAGTCGATGTTTAATGCGATGCAAACCGGTATGCAGCACAGTATCCCGATTTCGTTCTCCATTCCGGTATTTAAAACATTCACTTTATCGCCCAGTGTTAACTACACCGAATACTGGTATGCCAAGAAGCTGTTGCGTCAGTGGAACGACAATAAACCCATTCCGGGATCAACTGATAAAGGCGGCGTTGACAGTATCTATCAGTCGGGGCTCTTCACTGCACGTGATGTAAGCGCCGGTGTATCGCTGTCGACGGCCGTATATGGTATGTATGCCTTTAAGAAAACATCTAAAGTAAGGGCGATCCGTCACGTGGTGCGGCCTAATATCAGTATGTCTTACAGGCCTGATCTGTCGAGCAAATACTATTACAAATACAGGTACAACAAAGAGAAAGACTCCACCATGGTATCGATGTTTGATGGAGCTATTGTTGGTGTGCCGGGTATGGGATCGTTTGGCGGTATCAGTTTCGGATTGGATAATAACCTGGAGATGAAGGTATTTTCCAAGAAGGATACCAGCGGGAGCCATGAAAAGAAGATAAAGTTGCTGGATGGTTTTGGTATTAACGGTAGCTACAACCTGGTGGCTGATTCATTTAAGCTGTCGCCTTTCAGTATCTATGCAAGAACGAACCTGTTTGATAAACTGAATATCTCTGCCACTGGTAACATTGATCCGTATCAGGTAGATGCCCGTGGGCACCGCCTCGACAAATACGTATGGCAGCAGGGTAAGCTCAGCCTGGGACGGTTGACTAACGCCAGTATATCGCTGAGTACATCTTTCCAATCGAAAGACAAGAAGAGTAAGAATAAGCAGGCGCAGCTTGATTCTATCCAGAATGCGCAAAGCACGGATGCAGCCTTTGCTGCGCAGCAGCGACAGTTGCAGATGGTACGTAATAATCCTGGCGAGTACGTGGATTTTGATATCCCGTGGCGCCTGGATCTCTCTTACAGTTTAGCTTATACCAATACTGTTATTCCCGACTCCGGAGGCGTAGTAAAGCGGGTGACACAATATGTGAGTTTTAACGGAGATTTCAGTCTGACGCCTAAATGGAAAATCGGGCTTAACTCTGGTTTTGATTTCACCAATATGCAGATTGCCTATACGAATATGTATATCTCGCGCGACCTGCATTGCTGGCAGATGTCGATCAACATCATACCATTCGGTACTTTCCGTCAGTTCAGCATCACTATTAATCCGAAGGCGGGTATTTTGCGAGATCTGAGGATTAACCGATCGAGACAGTTCTACGACTTATAG
- a CDS encoding OstA-like protein, which yields MHRYIKSGIFLAIICFFAATANAQFPAQPAPKSGSVIEIVHADSLLQVKRDSSLMTRILGHAVFKQGSTTFTCDSAIRNDKTNIIDAYGNIHINQADSVHIYGNYLNYDATTRIAILRENARLTDGKVTITGPELQYDMNAKIGSYLQGGKLVNGKSVLTSNEGYYYTETKEMHFIQNVLLVDPEYTLSTSELLYNTATKIANIVAPTTINSNDKTVMYTSSGYYDTEKGYGNFGNRPTIEDSTGIITADNIEMDKLNGMAYATGNMVYKDTTRKMSLLANKGIVNQREKTVLAVQKPLLIMEKNKDTLYMAADTMFSGVVRPDDSLAIPSVAGLRRTPESPTRNLKALQTKRPPERFTATISPINKGDSIAKKQLDSIPGNIMMFMADSALKVTRQKLDTAMVKNVKIAPVPEVKLQDSLPGVKHYAGSMALKRPQKDTAEQRYILAYHHVRMFSDSLQGVSDSLYYSSKDSIFRFFGKPVLWSNSTTQLSGDTILMFTKNQTADKMLLKNNGFIINEAGPDMYNQIKGNLITGYVVGETLDWMHVEGNAETINYIKDQAGAYMSVNKAQCAIINIFFKKGEVDKVVLIKDPEGTVYPFPKRPKEQLLLENFKWDKKRQPKSKYELMQ from the coding sequence ATGCATCGATATATAAAATCAGGGATCTTCCTGGCCATTATCTGCTTCTTCGCAGCTACGGCCAACGCCCAGTTTCCGGCGCAACCCGCACCGAAATCCGGGTCAGTTATTGAAATTGTACACGCCGACTCACTGCTTCAGGTGAAACGAGACTCCAGTCTCATGACCCGTATCCTCGGGCATGCAGTCTTCAAACAGGGCTCTACCACCTTCACCTGCGACAGCGCCATCAGAAATGATAAAACAAATATTATCGACGCTTATGGCAATATCCACATCAATCAGGCCGATAGTGTACACATTTACGGCAACTACCTCAACTACGACGCCACTACCCGCATCGCCATACTCCGCGAAAATGCCAGGCTGACGGATGGTAAAGTGACCATCACCGGCCCCGAACTGCAATATGATATGAACGCCAAGATCGGCTCTTATCTGCAGGGCGGAAAACTGGTGAATGGTAAAAGCGTACTTACCAGCAACGAGGGCTACTATTATACGGAAACCAAAGAGATGCACTTCATACAGAATGTATTGCTGGTAGATCCGGAATATACCCTCAGCACCAGCGAACTGCTGTACAACACCGCTACCAAAATAGCCAACATCGTTGCGCCAACTACTATCAACAGCAACGATAAAACCGTGATGTACACCAGCAGCGGTTACTACGATACCGAAAAAGGCTACGGTAATTTCGGTAACCGCCCCACCATCGAAGATAGCACCGGCATCATCACTGCCGATAATATCGAAATGGACAAACTCAATGGCATGGCCTATGCCACCGGTAATATGGTCTATAAGGATACCACCCGCAAAATGTCGCTGCTGGCCAATAAAGGAATCGTTAATCAAAGGGAAAAAACAGTGCTCGCTGTTCAAAAGCCCCTCCTGATCATGGAGAAAAATAAAGATACCCTGTACATGGCCGCTGATACGATGTTTTCAGGAGTTGTTCGTCCTGACGACAGTCTCGCAATTCCCTCTGTGGCCGGGCTCCGGCGTACACCGGAATCTCCGACCAGGAACCTGAAAGCGCTCCAAACCAAACGGCCTCCGGAACGGTTCACAGCAACGATTTCACCCATCAATAAAGGCGACTCCATTGCCAAAAAGCAACTCGATAGTATTCCAGGCAACATCATGATGTTCATGGCCGACAGTGCACTGAAAGTCACGCGGCAAAAACTGGATACCGCTATGGTAAAGAACGTAAAAATAGCCCCCGTCCCCGAAGTTAAGCTGCAGGATTCACTTCCCGGCGTCAAACACTATGCGGGTAGTATGGCACTCAAACGACCACAAAAGGATACCGCCGAACAACGGTATATCCTGGCATACCACCATGTGAGAATGTTCTCGGATTCGTTACAGGGCGTGTCCGACAGCCTTTACTATAGCTCCAAAGATTCTATTTTCCGCTTCTTCGGCAAACCAGTGCTCTGGTCTAATAGCACAACACAGCTGAGTGGTGATACCATTCTCATGTTCACCAAAAATCAGACTGCCGACAAAATGCTGCTGAAAAATAATGGCTTTATCATCAATGAAGCCGGCCCTGATATGTACAACCAGATCAAGGGAAACCTGATTACCGGTTATGTAGTCGGCGAAACACTCGACTGGATGCATGTGGAAGGAAACGCGGAAACGATTAACTACATCAAAGACCAGGCAGGCGCTTATATGAGCGTCAACAAAGCCCAGTGTGCTATTATCAATATATTCTTCAAGAAAGGAGAAGTAGATAAAGTAGTGCTGATCAAAGATCCTGAAGGCACGGTGTACCCATTCCCTAAACGGCCTAAAGAACAGCTGCTGTTGGAGAACTTCAAATGGGACAAGAAACGGCAACCGAAAAGCAAATACGAGCTAATGCAATAA
- a CDS encoding MlaD family protein, with protein sequence MLKLSNETKVGILTVLGITLLVLGFNLLKGKSLFSHNRTIYAVYKQVNGLQPANAVQVNGLGVGNVANLEVMENDPSRILVTLTLTKKIEIPRNSVAHISSDLLGTRTVQIDLGNATEYLKSGDTVYAAVDGSMTDAIKEQVSPLIKKLQGTLSNVDSVLLAVNAILDTNAKGNLQEAIRNLNVTMRNFTHTSASLNSMLDPDKGNIQKTFNNLAAVTGNLKDNNAKITGILDNAQKATGALANGQIDKTLLELQQTVNNLNHTMAKLNSTDGTAGLMLNDKKVYNNLQYSLGNLNKLLEDLRVNPKRYVHFSLFGKKDKTKPLPSDSAMAQ encoded by the coding sequence ATGCTCAAATTATCTAATGAAACCAAAGTGGGTATACTAACCGTGCTGGGTATAACCTTACTTGTGCTGGGCTTTAATTTACTGAAAGGAAAAAGCCTGTTTTCTCATAACAGGACTATTTATGCGGTATATAAACAGGTGAATGGCCTGCAACCGGCCAACGCCGTGCAGGTAAACGGGCTGGGTGTAGGTAATGTTGCGAATCTGGAGGTAATGGAAAATGATCCTTCCCGCATCCTTGTAACACTGACCCTTACTAAAAAAATCGAAATCCCGCGCAACTCCGTTGCCCATATCAGCAGCGATCTGCTGGGTACCAGAACCGTGCAGATAGACCTGGGTAACGCTACCGAATATCTGAAAAGCGGAGATACCGTTTATGCTGCCGTAGACGGCTCTATGACAGATGCCATCAAAGAACAGGTCAGCCCGCTGATTAAGAAACTACAGGGAACCCTTTCTAATGTAGACTCAGTACTGCTCGCTGTAAACGCCATTCTGGATACTAACGCCAAAGGAAACCTGCAGGAAGCTATCCGCAACCTGAATGTGACTATGCGTAACTTTACCCATACCTCCGCATCTCTCAACAGTATGTTGGATCCGGATAAAGGTAATATCCAGAAAACCTTCAATAACCTCGCCGCTGTTACCGGTAACCTGAAGGATAATAATGCTAAGATCACCGGTATCCTCGACAATGCACAGAAAGCCACCGGCGCCCTCGCCAATGGCCAGATCGATAAAACACTGCTGGAGCTTCAGCAAACTGTCAATAACCTGAACCACACCATGGCCAAGCTGAACTCTACTGACGGTACCGCTGGCCTCATGCTGAACGATAAAAAAGTGTATAATAACCTGCAGTACTCGCTGGGTAACCTGAATAAACTGCTGGAAGATCTGCGGGTCAATCCTAAACGCTACGTACACTTCTCCCTGTTTGGCAAAAAAGATAAAACGAAACCACTGCCCTCCGACTCGGCAATGGCTCAATAA
- the nhaA gene encoding Na+/H+ antiporter NhaA, which translates to MIRKSIHIIHKTLISPIHTFLKDSRAVGIVLIICTIVSMILANSGIQDDYVGFWNTLFDPGNEHHYHYRSLYLPNSYLLWINDGMMVWFFFLVGMEIKRELTIGELSSVRKSILPVLAAIGGMLFPALIFALFNKNTPYAHGWGIPMATDIAFSLGILSLLGRRVPVSLKIFLMALAIIDDLGAILTIAVFYTPHLDIKYLLIGGGVLLIPILLNFLKVQRLILYLIPGVVLWYCLFNSGVHATIAGVLLAFCIPQDKIASLVHGLHDPVNFIIMPIFALANTAIQLPSDIHGALNNNISYGIIAGLVIGKPLGIFTLSFIAVKLKLATLPSHSNWWQLAGIGLIAGIGFTMSIFISSLAYDERELQIIAIMSVIVASVIAGFAGFIFLRTLKPVGTVLAQQG; encoded by the coding sequence GTGATCCGGAAATCTATCCACATCATTCATAAAACACTGATATCCCCGATTCATACTTTTCTGAAAGACAGCCGGGCAGTAGGAATTGTGCTCATCATCTGCACTATTGTGTCGATGATACTGGCTAATTCCGGGATACAGGACGATTATGTTGGTTTCTGGAACACCCTTTTTGACCCTGGCAACGAGCATCATTACCACTACCGGTCCTTATATCTTCCTAACTCCTATCTGTTATGGATAAACGACGGCATGATGGTATGGTTCTTTTTTCTGGTGGGAATGGAGATCAAAAGAGAACTCACGATCGGTGAACTTTCATCTGTACGCAAGTCTATATTACCTGTGCTGGCGGCCATCGGAGGCATGTTATTCCCTGCATTGATCTTTGCACTTTTTAATAAAAACACGCCGTATGCCCACGGCTGGGGCATTCCCATGGCCACTGACATCGCCTTCTCCCTGGGTATACTATCGCTGCTGGGCCGCCGGGTGCCAGTGTCACTGAAGATATTCCTGATGGCCCTGGCTATCATCGACGATCTGGGCGCAATTCTGACTATCGCTGTCTTCTATACCCCACATCTCGATATCAAATACCTGCTTATCGGCGGTGGAGTGCTGCTGATACCCATATTACTTAATTTTCTGAAAGTACAACGGCTGATCCTGTATTTGATACCAGGCGTGGTGCTATGGTACTGCCTGTTCAATTCCGGCGTACATGCCACCATTGCAGGCGTGTTGCTTGCCTTTTGCATCCCTCAGGATAAGATTGCATCCCTGGTTCATGGCCTGCATGATCCGGTGAACTTTATTATCATGCCCATTTTTGCCCTGGCTAATACAGCTATACAGCTGCCTTCCGATATCCATGGCGCGTTAAATAATAACATCAGTTACGGCATTATAGCCGGATTGGTAATTGGTAAACCTCTGGGAATATTTACCCTGTCGTTCATTGCAGTGAAACTGAAACTGGCCACACTCCCTTCCCATTCCAATTGGTGGCAGCTGGCCGGGATCGGCCTTATTGCAGGGATCGGCTTTACGATGTCTATCTTTATATCTTCTCTCGCTTATGATGAAAGAGAATTACAGATTATAGCTATCATGTCTGTTATTGTTGCCTCTGTCATTGCAGGATTCGCCGGATTTATTTTTCTTCGCACCCTTAAACCTGTTGGCACTGTTCTTGCGCAACAAGGCTGA